From Pseudomonas sp. G2-4:
CCCGCCACGCTTGTTGGCGCGGGCATAGAGGTCGAAGAAGAAACGACCGACGTGCTGGCCGTTCTCCTTGATTTCGAACAGGCGCACGTCCGGATGCCAGGTGTCGAAGCCTTTGAGCTCGGCAATCTCGATGCCGTAGAGGCGTTGCACGATGGCAAACAGGCCGCCCAGCACTTTGTCGATCGGGAAGTACGCACGCAGGGCTTCCTGGGCGACGCTGTAACGCTGCTGGCGCAGTTTTTCACCATAGAAGCCGCTGTCCCAGCTTTGCAGGTCGGGGCAGCCCTGTTCGGCGGCGAAGGCCTTGAGCTGTTCCAGGTCCAGGGCCGCGAACGGCTTGCTGCGCTTGGCCAGGTCGCGCAGGAAACTGAGGACCTGATCGCTGGACTCGGCCATCTTGGTCGCCAGGCTCAACTCGGCGAAGTTGGCGAAACCCAGCAACTGAGCCAGTTCCTGACGCAGGTCGAGGATCTGCTCCATGACCGGGGTGTTATCGTTCTGGCCGGCATTCGGGCCTTGGTCCGACGCGCGGGTGCAGTACGCGGCATAGACTTCTTCACGCAGGGCGCGGTCTTCGGCGTAGGTCATCACTGCGAAGTAGCTGGGGAACTCCAGGTTGATCAGCCAGCCGTCCAGTTCCTTGGCTTGGGCGGCTGCGGCCATTTGCGCCTTGGCCGAGTCGGTCAGGCCGGCGAGGGTGGCTTCTTCAGTGACGTGTTTGGTCCAGGCCTGGGTGGCGTCGAGCAATTGGTTGGAGAAGCGGCTGCCCAGCTCGGACAGTTTGCTTTGCACTTCGGCGTAGCGCTTCTGCTGCTCCGGCGGCAGGTCGATACCCGACAGGCGGAAGTCACGCAGGGAATGTTCGAGGATGGTTTTCTGCGCCACATCGAAACCGGCGGCTTCAGGGCTGTTCGCCAGGGCTTCGAAGGCCTGGAACAACTCGCGGTTCTGGCCCAGCTCGGTGGAGTAGGCACTCAACGCTGGCAGGCAGGCCTCGTAGGCCTCGCGCAGTTCCGGGCTGTTACGCACGGCGTTCAGGTGGCTCACTGGGCTCCAGGCAGCGCCCAGGCGATCATTGAGTTCGTCCATCGCCAACACCAGGCCGGCCCAGGTAGGCTGGCTGCCCTGGGTCTTGAGGATTTCAGCGATGGCGGCACGGTTGTCAGCCAGGATCTGCTCGATGGCCGGTTGCACGTGCTCGGCACGGATCGCCGAGAACGGCGGCAGGTCATAGGGTTGCAAAAGAGGGTTGTTCACGCTCACGGTTGACACCTTGGCTGGAAGAAACATGGACCCATCTTAATTACAATCGACGCTCACCGCAGCTAGCAGCACCTATCAGTAACAAAGAGAGAGCCTATCGTGACCCTTCGCACGTACCAGAATTACAGCCCGCGGCTCGCCCGTGGCGCTTTTGTCGACAGCACCGCGGTGGTGATCGGCGACGTCGAAATCGGCGAAGACAGCTCCGTCTGGCCGCTGACAGTCATTCGCGGCGACATGCACCGCATCCGCATCGGCGCCCGCACCAGCGTCCAGGACGGCTGCGTGCTGCACATCACCCACGCCGGCCCGTTCAATCCCGATGGCTTCCCGTTGCTGATCGGCGACGACGTGACCATCGCCCACAAAGTCATGCTCCATGGCTGCACCGTGGGCAGCCGGATTTTGATCGGC
This genomic window contains:
- a CDS encoding gamma carbonic anhydrase family protein, producing the protein MTLRTYQNYSPRLARGAFVDSTAVVIGDVEIGEDSSVWPLTVIRGDMHRIRIGARTSVQDGCVLHITHAGPFNPDGFPLLIGDDVTIAHKVMLHGCTVGSRILIGMGSIVMDGAIVEDEVIIGAGSLVPPGKRLESGFLYVGSPVKQVRPLTDKERAFFTYSAANYVKLKNLHLAEGYDQA
- the prlC gene encoding oligopeptidase A, with protein sequence MSVNNPLLQPYDLPPFSAIRAEHVQPAIEQILADNRAAIAEILKTQGSQPTWAGLVLAMDELNDRLGAAWSPVSHLNAVRNSPELREAYEACLPALSAYSTELGQNRELFQAFEALANSPEAAGFDVAQKTILEHSLRDFRLSGIDLPPEQQKRYAEVQSKLSELGSRFSNQLLDATQAWTKHVTEEATLAGLTDSAKAQMAAAAQAKELDGWLINLEFPSYFAVMTYAEDRALREEVYAAYCTRASDQGPNAGQNDNTPVMEQILDLRQELAQLLGFANFAELSLATKMAESSDQVLSFLRDLAKRSKPFAALDLEQLKAFAAEQGCPDLQSWDSGFYGEKLRQQRYSVAQEALRAYFPIDKVLGGLFAIVQRLYGIEIAELKGFDTWHPDVRLFEIKENGQHVGRFFFDLYARANKRGGAWMDGARDRRRTFEGVLQSPVANLVCNFTPADSGKPALLTHDEVTTLFHEFGHGLHHLLTRVEHAGVSGINGVAWDAVELPSQFMENWCWEPEGLALISGHYETGEPLPQDLLEKMLAAKNFQSGLMMVRQLEFSLFDFELHATHGDGRSVLQVLEGVRDEVSVMRPPAYNRFPNSFAHIFAGGYAAGYYSYKWAEVLSADAFSKFEEDGVLNADTGRAFREAILARGGSQEPMVLFVDFRGREPSIDALLRHSGLTEDAAA